Proteins encoded in a region of the Bradyrhizobium sp. CB3481 genome:
- the kynU gene encoding kynureninase has translation MTDFTRTKSLFAIPDGVIYLDGNSLGPLPVAAAERVGRMLQEEWGKHLIKGWNVAGWMTQPRHLGDRIGRLIGAADGTVVVGDTLSIKVYQALASALELNPSRRVILSDTGNFPSDLYIASGLLQSLGRGYELKVVAPEEVEAAIDETIAVLMLTEVDYRTGRLHDMRALTRKAHAAGALTIWDLAHSAGALPVELESAKADFAVGCTYKYLNAGPGAPAFIYVAPVHADTARPALSGWMGHQAPFAFDLDYRAGPGIERMRVGTPPIIAMAALDAALDVWDGVSMADVRHASIALSDLFIREVEARCPELTLASPRDGTRRGSQVSFRHPEGYAIMQALIARDVIGDFRAPDMMRFGFTPLYIDEAEVRAAVDIIADVVAHRRWDGPEYRKKALVT, from the coding sequence ATGACCGATTTCACGCGAACGAAATCCCTGTTCGCCATCCCCGATGGCGTGATCTATCTGGACGGCAATTCGCTCGGCCCCCTGCCCGTTGCCGCCGCCGAGCGTGTCGGCCGCATGTTACAGGAGGAATGGGGCAAGCACCTCATCAAGGGCTGGAACGTCGCCGGATGGATGACGCAGCCACGGCATCTCGGCGACCGCATCGGCCGGCTGATCGGCGCCGCCGACGGCACGGTGGTGGTGGGCGATACGCTGTCCATCAAGGTCTACCAGGCGCTGGCCTCGGCGCTCGAACTCAATCCGTCGCGCCGCGTGATCCTGTCGGACACCGGCAACTTTCCTTCCGACCTCTACATAGCCAGCGGCCTGCTCCAATCGCTCGGCCGAGGCTATGAGCTGAAGGTGGTCGCGCCCGAAGAGGTCGAAGCCGCGATCGACGAGACGATCGCGGTGCTGATGCTGACGGAGGTCGACTATCGTACCGGCCGCCTACATGACATGCGCGCGCTGACGCGCAAGGCGCATGCCGCCGGCGCATTGACGATCTGGGATCTGGCGCATTCCGCGGGTGCGCTGCCGGTGGAATTGGAAAGTGCCAAGGCCGATTTCGCGGTCGGCTGCACCTACAAATATCTCAACGCCGGTCCCGGCGCGCCCGCCTTCATCTACGTCGCGCCTGTCCATGCCGATACGGCGCGGCCGGCGCTTTCCGGCTGGATGGGCCATCAGGCGCCGTTTGCCTTCGATCTCGACTACCGCGCCGGTCCAGGCATCGAGCGCATGCGGGTCGGCACGCCCCCGATCATTGCCATGGCCGCGCTCGATGCTGCCCTCGACGTCTGGGACGGCGTCAGCATGGCCGACGTGCGCCATGCATCGATCGCGCTTTCTGACCTGTTCATCCGCGAAGTCGAAGCGCGCTGCCCTGAACTGACGCTGGCTTCGCCGCGTGACGGCACGCGGCGCGGCAGCCAAGTTTCGTTTCGTCACCCGGAGGGCTATGCGATCATGCAGGCGCTGATCGCGCGCGACGTGATCGGCGACTTTCGCGCGCCCGATATGATGCGCTTCGGCTTTACGCCGCTCTATATCGACGAAGCTGAGGTTCGCGCGGCGGTCGACATCATCGCCGACGTCGTGGCCCATCGCCGCTGGGATGGCCCGGAATACCGCAAGAAGGCGCTCGTGACATGA
- a CDS encoding alpha/beta hydrolase — protein MIFHQISDWSDAYANAPNIPGGDRWPAAWVQPAQAYRDALQASGRVTLDISYGERERNRFDLFTPEGRPKGMVVFVHGGFWKALDKSFWSHLARGSVENGYAVAMPSYTLCPDVRIAEITREIGAAIARAAAMVEGPLFLTGHSAGGHLVTRMISATSPLPDNVRARVSHTVSISGVHDLRPLMKAAMNTELRIDAAEALTESPALLEPMHNARVTCWVGSAERPEFVRQNALLANVWTGLGATTCVVEEPGRHHFDVIDGLADPGHQLIRMLLSP, from the coding sequence GTGATTTTTCATCAGATTTCCGACTGGAGCGACGCCTATGCGAACGCTCCGAACATTCCAGGCGGCGACCGCTGGCCGGCCGCGTGGGTGCAGCCGGCGCAGGCCTATCGCGATGCGTTGCAAGCCAGCGGCCGCGTGACGCTCGACATCAGCTATGGCGAGCGCGAACGAAACCGCTTCGATCTCTTCACCCCGGAAGGCCGGCCGAAGGGCATGGTCGTCTTCGTCCATGGTGGATTCTGGAAGGCGCTCGACAAGAGTTTTTGGTCGCATCTCGCGCGCGGATCGGTCGAAAACGGCTATGCGGTGGCGATGCCCTCCTACACGTTATGCCCGGACGTGCGCATCGCCGAGATCACGCGCGAAATCGGCGCGGCCATCGCGCGCGCCGCCGCGATGGTCGAGGGCCCACTGTTTCTCACCGGCCATTCCGCCGGCGGCCATCTGGTGACGCGCATGATCTCGGCGACGTCGCCACTCCCGGACAATGTCCGCGCGCGCGTCAGCCACACCGTCTCGATATCAGGCGTCCATGATCTGCGTCCGCTGATGAAGGCCGCGATGAACACGGAGCTGCGCATCGATGCGGCCGAGGCGCTGACAGAAAGCCCCGCATTGCTGGAGCCGATGCACAATGCCCGCGTGACATGCTGGGTAGGCAGCGCCGAGCGCCCGGAATTCGTCCGCCAGAACGCGCTGCTCGCCAACGTCTGGACCGGGCTTGGCGCGACAACCTGCGTGGTCGAAGAACCCGGCCGGCATCATTTCGATGTCATCGACGGGCTCGCCGATCCCGGCCACCAGCTTATCAGGATGTTGTTGTCGCCGTAG
- a CDS encoding mannitol dehydrogenase family protein has product MSSETAKNPPSSPKNGDLRLSKSNLDKLPGQIRRPAYDRSRVTPGIVHLGIGAFHRAHQAVVIDDLIAGGATEWGIVGASLRSPDTRDALAPQDGLYTLAVRSGEGTDHRIIGSVLATEVAKEKPEYLIARLANPATRIVSLTVTEKGYCHTPQTGDLDEAHPDIVHDLQNPGTPRSAIGFLVAALARRRIAGEPPFTVLSCDNLSANGHTVGRIVTQFAGLRSRNLAKWIEAEVAFPSTMVDRIVPETTDADRAAVSSALGMIDAWPVITEPFTQWIVEDRFVAGRPDFAAGGVQLVSNVTPFEHMKLRLLNASHSALAYLGYLAGHETIAATMTDAHFAAFARQVMLDAAPTLAMPEGTDLASYGASLLRRFSNPALHHRTWQIAMDGSQKLPQRLLATMQDRLRLGLPIETHALAVAGWMRYVTGTDEQARAIDVRDPLAAKLKAIAESAGPVADRLAPALLEVETIFGTLGADPRMRSAVTGALTNLYALGARQAVQTFQAV; this is encoded by the coding sequence ATGTCAAGCGAAACGGCAAAAAACCCGCCTTCCAGCCCGAAAAACGGTGATTTGCGCCTGTCCAAGTCCAATCTCGACAAACTGCCCGGCCAGATTCGCCGGCCGGCCTATGACCGCTCGCGGGTCACACCGGGTATCGTTCACCTCGGCATCGGTGCGTTTCATCGGGCGCATCAGGCGGTGGTGATCGACGACCTCATCGCCGGCGGCGCGACCGAATGGGGAATCGTCGGCGCCAGCCTGCGCAGTCCGGACACGCGCGACGCGCTCGCGCCGCAGGATGGGCTTTACACGCTCGCGGTCCGCTCCGGCGAAGGCACGGATCACCGCATTATCGGCTCGGTCCTCGCCACCGAAGTCGCTAAGGAGAAGCCGGAATACTTGATTGCGCGTCTCGCCAATCCAGCGACGCGCATCGTCTCGCTGACGGTCACCGAGAAGGGCTATTGCCATACGCCGCAGACCGGCGACCTCGACGAAGCGCATCCCGACATCGTTCATGACCTGCAGAATCCCGGCACGCCACGCTCGGCGATCGGATTTCTCGTTGCCGCACTCGCGCGCCGGCGGATCGCCGGCGAGCCGCCTTTCACGGTTCTATCCTGCGACAACCTCTCCGCCAATGGCCACACGGTCGGACGCATCGTGACGCAGTTCGCGGGTTTGCGCTCGCGCAACCTAGCCAAATGGATCGAGGCCGAGGTCGCCTTCCCTTCGACGATGGTGGACCGGATCGTGCCCGAGACGACGGATGCGGACCGCGCCGCAGTGTCCTCCGCGCTCGGCATGATCGACGCATGGCCCGTCATCACCGAGCCGTTCACGCAATGGATCGTCGAGGACCGTTTTGTGGCCGGGCGGCCGGATTTCGCGGCCGGCGGCGTGCAACTGGTTTCCAACGTGACGCCGTTCGAGCACATGAAGCTGCGGCTGCTCAACGCCAGCCACTCGGCGCTGGCCTATCTCGGCTATCTCGCGGGCCATGAGACCATCGCGGCCACGATGACCGATGCGCACTTTGCGGCGTTTGCCCGGCAGGTGATGCTGGACGCGGCGCCGACGCTCGCGATGCCCGAGGGCACCGACCTGGCGTCCTATGGCGCGTCGCTGCTGCGGCGTTTCTCAAACCCCGCCCTGCACCACCGCACCTGGCAGATCGCGATGGATGGCTCGCAGAAGCTGCCGCAGCGCCTGCTTGCCACGATGCAGGACCGGCTGCGGCTGGGGCTGCCGATCGAAACCCACGCGCTCGCGGTCGCCGGCTGGATGCGTTACGTCACCGGCACCGACGAACAGGCCCGCGCGATCGACGTGCGCGATCCGCTCGCCGCGAAGCTGAAGGCGATTGCCGAGAGCGCGGGCCCGGTCGCGGACCGGCTTGCGCCGGCGCTGCTGGAGGTCGAGACCATCTTCGGCACGCTGGGTGCCGATCCCCGCATGCGCAGCGCCGTCACCGGGGCACTGACCAATCTCTACGCACTCGGTGCACGTCAGGCCGTGCAGACGTTTCAGGCAGTGTAA
- the kynA gene encoding tryptophan 2,3-dioxygenase, whose amino-acid sequence MTGKPDEPSREGAQMSFEGRMSYSDYLHLERLLDAQKPLSDAHDELLFIIQHQTSELWMKLAIHEIRSAIRAIRHDQLQPAFKMLSRVARIFEQLNTAWDVLRTMTPSEYTEFRDQLGQSSGFQSYQYRAIEFLAGNRNLALLGPHAHRADITAKLEEILAEPGLYDEALLLLSRNGFGIGEDARRTDWRVKRTPNDEVLAAWKTVYAAPAKHWMLYELAEKLVDFEDYFRRWRFNHVTTVERIIGLKRGTGGTSGVSYLRKMLEVELFPELWRLRTEL is encoded by the coding sequence ATGACTGGCAAGCCCGACGAGCCCTCGCGCGAGGGAGCCCAGATGTCGTTCGAAGGACGCATGTCCTACAGCGATTATCTGCACCTCGAGCGCCTGCTGGACGCGCAGAAGCCGCTCTCGGATGCGCATGACGAACTCTTATTCATCATCCAGCACCAGACTTCCGAACTCTGGATGAAGCTGGCCATCCACGAAATCCGTTCCGCCATAAGAGCGATCCGCCACGACCAGTTGCAGCCCGCCTTCAAGATGCTGTCGCGCGTCGCCCGGATCTTCGAGCAACTCAATACCGCGTGGGACGTGCTGCGGACCATGACACCCAGCGAATATACCGAGTTTCGCGATCAGCTCGGGCAATCCTCGGGTTTCCAATCCTACCAGTACCGCGCGATCGAATTCCTCGCCGGCAACCGCAACCTGGCGCTGCTGGGACCGCACGCCCACCGCGCCGACATCACCGCAAAGCTCGAGGAAATTCTCGCCGAGCCGGGCCTCTATGACGAGGCGCTACTGCTACTATCGCGCAACGGCTTTGGCATCGGCGAAGACGCCCGCCGAACCGACTGGCGCGTCAAGCGCACGCCGAATGACGAGGTTCTGGCGGCCTGGAAGACCGTCTACGCGGCCCCGGCGAAGCATTGGATGCTCTATGAGCTTGCGGAAAAGCTGGTCGATTTCGAGGACTATTTCCGCCGCTGGCGCTTCAACCACGTCACGACGGTCGAGCGCATCATCGGCCTGAAGCGCGGCACCGGCGGCACCTCTGGCGTCTCCTATTTGCGCAAGATGCTCGAGGTCGAGCTTTTTCCGGAACTCTGGAGGTTGAGAACCGAACTGTAG
- a CDS encoding FadR/GntR family transcriptional regulator has product MPLEAVEARRLYRQVADQLRALIDSGEYGVGSRLPTERDLAEQLKVSRPTVREALIALEVEGRVRIRVGSGIYVCEPPPLAPMLPAASEIEGPFELLRAREFLEGAIAEQAAKVATPEDIARIDASLEAMATVQHPGEASMVHDRAFHVAVAGCLDNAVLVRVVGELFDQRLNPYFAKLAHYFENPQSWNAALAEHRAIRDAIAAHDPDKAREAMREHLARSQARFAQNFGTQASTARPSTRSG; this is encoded by the coding sequence GTGCCGCTCGAAGCCGTGGAAGCACGACGCCTTTATCGTCAGGTTGCCGATCAGCTCCGCGCGTTGATCGACAGCGGCGAATATGGCGTGGGCAGCCGTCTCCCGACCGAACGTGACCTTGCCGAACAGCTCAAAGTATCGCGGCCGACCGTGCGCGAGGCCCTGATCGCGCTTGAAGTCGAGGGCAGGGTGCGCATTCGCGTCGGCTCCGGCATTTATGTCTGCGAACCACCGCCCCTTGCGCCAATGCTGCCGGCAGCAAGCGAGATCGAAGGCCCGTTCGAACTGTTGCGCGCCCGCGAATTCCTCGAAGGCGCCATTGCCGAGCAGGCCGCGAAGGTGGCGACGCCCGAAGACATCGCGCGCATCGACGCTTCGCTGGAGGCGATGGCGACCGTGCAACACCCGGGCGAAGCCTCGATGGTTCACGACCGCGCATTCCATGTCGCAGTCGCCGGCTGTCTCGACAACGCCGTGCTGGTGCGCGTCGTCGGCGAATTGTTCGACCAGCGGCTCAATCCCTACTTCGCCAAGTTGGCGCACTATTTCGAGAATCCGCAATCCTGGAATGCCGCCCTGGCAGAGCATCGCGCGATCCGCGATGCCATCGCGGCCCACGATCCGGATAAGGCGCGCGAGGCGATGCGCGAGCATCTGGCGCGCTCGCAGGCCCGCTTCGCGCAAAACTTTGGAACACAGGCTTCAACCGCCCGCCCATCTACGAGGAGCGGCTGA